A segment of the Marinobacter arenosus genome:
TCGGCAACGTCTCCCACGAGATGCGGACACCGCTGACGGTGATCAGCGGCTACCTGGAAACACTGGTGGACAACGCCGACGACCTTCCGCCGAAATGGCGACGGGCAATTAATACCATGTCGGAGCAGTCATCCCGCATGGAAGCCCTGATCACCGATCTGATCCTGCTGTCGAAGATCGAGACCGGGGAGCAGACCGTGAACGACAGCCTCACCGACGTGGAAGGCTTGCTCGCGCAGATTTGCCAGGATGCCCAGGTTCTGAGTGGTGAGAAGCAGCACGAAATCAACATACGGGTTGCCGACCATCGATTACTGCGCGGCGATGAAAGCCAGTTGCGTAGCGCGTTTTCCAACCTGATCTTCAATGCGGTGAAATACACCCCGGCACAGGGCCGCATTACCGTTACCTGGACCACCAACCGGGAAGGCGCCCACCTGGCCGTGAGGGATACCGGCATCGGCATCGACCCGATTCATATCCCCCGACTGACGGAACGTTTCTACCGGGCCGACCCCAGTCGCCACAAGGACACCGGCGGAACCGGCCTGGGCCTGGCCATCGTCAAACACGTGCTGCTCAATCACGACGGCAATCTGGAGATTCGCAGTCACATTGGCGAAGGCAGCGAATTCATCTGCCACTTCCCCCGGGAACGGCTGGTCGAACGGGTACCGGAAAGCACCGAGTGACGGCCGCCGCTCAGCGGTTGCCGGCGCGGAACCGGGCGATGAAGCGCGACAGGTCCTCCATCTTCTTCGGATCCTCGTCCACGAAGCGGATGGTGACGCTGACAAAATCCGTGTCCTGGCGTTTGTCCACCGCCTGCAACTGGTGGACGTAGCCGTTCAGACGAGCCATCTGCCCCTCGCCAATCTCGATATCAATCACCGCCTGGTCGAGAATGCCGGGGAACGCCTGGTCACGCTTGGCCAGCACCCGCACTTCCGTCAGATTGATGTCCTTGATGACCGACTTCAGGGTGCTGTCCGCAAACCGAACGGACGCCACACTGAGCGCGGGCCGGGCCGGGGCGGCACCGGTACCCGCATCGCCCCCTCTCACTAACGGCGAGGATGGCGCCTCAACC
Coding sequences within it:
- the phoR gene encoding phosphate regulon sensor histidine kinase PhoR, with the translated sequence MQHNWSRYLRYIMGGLIGSTIVGLYFGEPVYGLTIGLIVYLWWTLVQARRLYQWLANPSASEDAPQSVGLWGDIFDNLHKLHQTHLRVRDRLRAQINRVQESTNAMRDGVIMTDHQGAMEWWNGSAEYLLGFRRNTDQGQYIHNLIRAPAFKSYFDSRDYREPLEIHSPAKPHIRLQIQISLFGDDDRLIVAKDVTRLFQLEQMRRDFVGNVSHEMRTPLTVISGYLETLVDNADDLPPKWRRAINTMSEQSSRMEALITDLILLSKIETGEQTVNDSLTDVEGLLAQICQDAQVLSGEKQHEINIRVADHRLLRGDESQLRSAFSNLIFNAVKYTPAQGRITVTWTTNREGAHLAVRDTGIGIDPIHIPRLTERFYRADPSRHKDTGGTGLGLAIVKHVLLNHDGNLEIRSHIGEGSEFICHFPRERLVERVPESTE